From one Rhizobium lentis genomic stretch:
- a CDS encoding replication-associated recombination protein A, with protein sequence MSNDLFAPRVPEEVAARRPLADRLRPKTLADVTGQEHLTGEDGVLRRMIESGSLGSMIFWGPPGTGKTTVARLLSGEAGLAFEQISAIFSGVADLKKVFEAARMRRMDGRQTLLFVDEIHRFNRAQQDSFLPVMEDGTVILVGATTENPSFELNAALLSRARVLTFKSHDEESLEELLKRAEVIEQKPLPLSEEARASLIRMADGDGRAVLTLAEEVWRAAREGESFDTEALTRIVQRRAPVYDKAQDGHYNLISALHKSVRGSDPDAALYYLARMFDAGEDPLYLGRRLVRMAVEDIGLADPQALVICNAAKDAYDYLGSPEGELALAQACVYLATAPKSNAVYTAFKAATQAAKENGSLLPPKHILNAPTKLMKGEGYGEGYRYDHDEPDAFSGQDYFPEKMGRQTFYDPPERGFERDIRKRLEWWAKLRKERNPR encoded by the coding sequence ATGAGCAATGATCTCTTCGCGCCGCGCGTTCCGGAGGAGGTTGCCGCCAGGCGGCCGCTCGCCGACCGGCTGCGGCCGAAGACGCTCGCCGATGTCACCGGTCAGGAGCATCTGACCGGTGAGGACGGCGTGCTGAGAAGGATGATCGAAAGCGGTTCGCTTGGCTCGATGATCTTCTGGGGGCCGCCCGGCACCGGCAAGACGACGGTGGCGCGGCTGCTTTCGGGCGAGGCGGGGCTGGCCTTCGAGCAGATATCGGCGATCTTTTCCGGTGTCGCCGACCTGAAGAAGGTGTTCGAGGCGGCCCGCATGCGCCGTATGGACGGACGTCAGACGCTGCTGTTCGTCGATGAGATCCATCGTTTCAACCGCGCCCAGCAGGACAGTTTCCTGCCCGTGATGGAGGATGGCACCGTCATCCTCGTCGGCGCCACCACCGAAAATCCATCCTTCGAACTCAACGCCGCTCTGTTGTCGCGCGCCCGAGTCCTGACCTTCAAGTCGCATGACGAGGAGAGCCTGGAGGAATTGCTGAAGCGCGCCGAAGTGATCGAGCAGAAGCCGCTGCCGTTGAGCGAAGAGGCGCGCGCCAGCCTGATCCGCATGGCCGACGGCGACGGCCGCGCGGTGCTGACGCTTGCCGAAGAGGTGTGGCGTGCCGCGCGCGAGGGCGAGAGCTTCGACACCGAAGCGCTGACGCGCATCGTCCAGAGGCGGGCCCCCGTCTACGACAAGGCGCAGGATGGCCACTACAATCTGATTTCGGCACTGCACAAGTCGGTGCGCGGTTCGGATCCTGATGCCGCGCTCTACTATCTCGCCCGCATGTTCGATGCCGGCGAGGATCCGCTCTATCTCGGCCGACGCCTGGTGCGCATGGCGGTGGAGGATATCGGCCTTGCTGATCCCCAGGCGCTGGTGATCTGCAACGCCGCCAAGGATGCTTATGATTATCTCGGTTCGCCTGAAGGTGAACTGGCGCTGGCGCAGGCCTGCGTCTATCTCGCGACCGCGCCGAAGTCGAATGCCGTCTATACCGCCTTTAAGGCCGCCACCCAGGCCGCAAAAGAGAACGGCTCGCTGCTGCCGCCGAAGCATATCCTCAATGCGCCGACGAAACTCATGAAAGGCGAAGGTTACGGCGAGGGCTATCGCTACGATCACGACGAGCCGGATGCCTTTTCAGGCCAGGATTACTTCCCAGAGAAGATGGGCCGGCAGACCTTCTACGATCCGCCGGAGCGCGGCTTCGAACGCGACATCCGCAAGCGGCTGGAATGGTGGGCGAAACTGCGCAAGGAGCGCAATCCGCGCTGA
- a CDS encoding VIT1/CCC1 transporter family protein: MTSSAIDRITDIIDPGDALGEVLFGLIMALTLTVGSRLVFEEEGLDVPELVVATIGCNVAWGIIDAVLFILGTTFYKSRRLRLFRQIKTTRSEAAALKMLAKEFPIEEAPFSAKAADADALYRSLLALACRADPVKASLPKGDFIAAIAVFFLVSITAIPAVTPFLLIDNAHLALRISNLFLIALLFVTGYAWAKFSGGRPLHAGMTMTCLGLLLVAIAIALGG; this comes from the coding sequence ATGACTTCGAGCGCGATCGATCGTATCACCGATATCATCGATCCCGGCGATGCACTCGGCGAAGTTCTTTTCGGATTGATCATGGCGCTGACATTGACGGTAGGTTCGAGGCTTGTTTTTGAAGAAGAAGGGTTAGATGTCCCCGAGTTGGTCGTCGCAACAATCGGATGCAACGTCGCTTGGGGGATTATTGACGCGGTGTTGTTCATTCTGGGCACGACGTTTTACAAGAGCAGGCGGCTGCGCCTTTTTCGGCAGATTAAAACCACCAGAAGCGAGGCTGCAGCGCTCAAGATGCTCGCGAAAGAATTCCCTATAGAAGAAGCGCCATTTTCCGCAAAAGCCGCCGACGCGGACGCACTCTATCGATCTCTCCTGGCACTCGCATGTCGGGCCGATCCTGTGAAGGCTTCCCTTCCGAAAGGTGATTTCATTGCGGCAATCGCAGTCTTCTTTCTGGTTTCAATCACCGCCATTCCGGCAGTGACCCCTTTTCTTCTCATAGACAACGCGCATCTTGCCCTGAGGATCAGCAACCTGTTTCTCATCGCGCTGCTGTTTGTGACGGGTTATGCTTGGGCGAAATTTTCGGGAGGCAGGCCTCTTCATGCCGGGATGACGATGACTTGTCTCGGATTGCTTCTGGTGGCAATCGCGATCGCCCTTGGCGGTTGA
- a CDS encoding DUF1883 domain-containing protein: MPKPNFRFTHYDLKEQRAGTIVEVSLNAVNNVRLMTAPNFQRFTEVLDFKYIGGVARKSPVKLAVPESGHWHVVVDMEGHHGLAESAVKVIAAPVNQRTPRPS, encoded by the coding sequence ATGCCGAAACCGAATTTCCGCTTCACCCACTACGATCTCAAGGAACAGCGCGCCGGAACGATCGTCGAGGTGTCGCTGAATGCGGTGAACAATGTTCGTCTGATGACGGCGCCAAACTTCCAGCGCTTCACCGAGGTTCTCGATTTCAAATATATCGGCGGCGTGGCGCGCAAATCGCCGGTCAAGCTTGCCGTCCCGGAAAGCGGCCACTGGCATGTCGTTGTCGACATGGAAGGCCATCACGGGCTGGCGGAATCTGCCGTCAAGGTGATCGCCGCGCCGGTCAATCAGAGGACGCCGCGGCCTTCCTGA
- a CDS encoding alpha/beta fold hydrolase: protein MIGAVLAISKQTWSKDMSKMTLISMIATATAFLAVPDISAAGSATPVVEDKKTIAPIVRKGTLPVNGIDYYYEIRGEGEPLLLLHGGLGQIEMFTPIMPVFTDHRQVIAVDLQGHGRTPLGKRPIELPAIGADLAILVKQLGYDKVDVFGYSFGGGVALNMAANAPDRVRRLVILSAPYAQDGFFPEMLPQQAAVGAGMAEMMKDTPMFLSYKAVAPDDSEFPKLLDAMGALMREPNDYGDAVEKLSMPVMLIYGDADMIRPQHMIDFYHKLGGGLRDAGWMRENRSKNRLAILPDLTHYESFASTLMANVAMTFLDGGGKPPNWAEQIGK from the coding sequence ATGATCGGCGCCGTCCTTGCGATATCCAAGCAAACATGGAGCAAGGACATGTCGAAGATGACGCTGATTTCGATGATCGCAACGGCCACGGCATTCCTAGCCGTGCCGGATATCTCGGCCGCCGGCAGCGCTACGCCGGTTGTAGAGGATAAGAAAACCATCGCGCCGATCGTCAGGAAGGGAACGCTGCCGGTCAACGGCATCGACTATTACTACGAGATCCGCGGGGAGGGCGAACCGCTGCTTCTGCTTCACGGCGGTCTGGGGCAGATCGAGATGTTTACGCCCATCATGCCGGTTTTCACGGACCACCGGCAGGTGATTGCGGTCGATCTGCAAGGCCATGGCCGCACGCCCCTCGGCAAGCGGCCGATCGAGCTTCCGGCAATCGGCGCCGACCTCGCAATCCTGGTGAAGCAGCTCGGTTACGACAAAGTCGACGTCTTCGGATATTCCTTCGGCGGCGGGGTGGCGTTGAACATGGCGGCGAACGCGCCGGATCGCGTGCGCCGGCTAGTAATACTCTCCGCCCCCTATGCGCAGGACGGTTTCTTTCCGGAGATGCTGCCGCAACAGGCCGCTGTCGGTGCGGGCATGGCCGAGATGATGAAGGACACGCCGATGTTTCTCTCCTACAAGGCGGTGGCGCCCGACGATTCCGAGTTTCCGAAGCTGCTCGACGCCATGGGCGCGCTGATGCGCGAACCAAACGATTATGGCGATGCGGTCGAGAAGCTCTCGATGCCCGTCATGCTCATCTACGGTGATGCCGACATGATCCGTCCGCAGCATATGATCGACTTTTACCACAAGCTCGGCGGCGGTTTGCGCGATGCCGGCTGGATGCGGGAGAACAGGTCGAAGAACCGCCTGGCGATCCTGCCCGATCTCACCCACTATGAAAGTTTTGCCTCCACCCTCATGGCGAACGTTGCCATGACCTTCCTCGACGGCGGCGGCAAGCCCCCGAACTGGGCCGAGCAGATCGGAAAATAG